The nucleotide sequence tagaaagaagttataaagtaaaatagtcttattttgtatgtgggctaccagaaggggtgatggacgaagagtttgggcagtatggttaaaaagtcttctttaagccttgttcccaTGCTGTATTTTAACttcctatcttttctcagaaaggagttataaggtgaaatgctctcattttgcatgagggctaccagaaaagGGGACAGAgagagatattatacatggtttaaaagtgttccctaagctttgttcccttgttgaatttcagctttctacctcctcttagaaaggagttataaggtaaagcgcccccattttgtatgggggctatcagaatggagggtggggggagggggtgatatgcatggataaaaactttaagtcatacagtgaccctataccgaatttcatcaagatcactttagccgttcttgcgtaattcgttgtcaaaacagcgatttatcgaaaggataaaggcatttttacaaggactcccagcgtttatcgtcctgggtcccggcaatttttcaatcttatatcagtacctacaaaatgcgcctactctcgtttgtggcgattccgggaccagcgcccatatagttttgaccattctcctttgtcacacgaaaatcttcttgactgaagtatattcttaacacgaaaacacttaagcatatacttcagtcgagatgaaatttttacatcgaaaaagagtaataattacatcgatatccgacaaactaattcaactcgcacgaagagttgtttcaactctatttactaaaatttacaacgaaaaagagtaataattacatcgatatacgtagagttaattcaactttaccatagagttgttttaactttttaggttttttcttagtgtaggaaCATCTACTATCAAGGCGAGTTAATTTAATAACTATTTAAcaaatttcgaaataattttcaaagaatatAGCTGAAGTGCACGAACTTTCCAGACAACCTTTGCTCTCTTAAGTGAAATATCTTATTTTAAGATACTTACGGTTTCTCTACTCTCTGCCTCATCAAAGCCACTGCGCTCCTCTTATCAGTAGCCCTCAATTCAGTCTCGGCATAAATCCTACTTATGAAGGCAACGTCTGCCAATTCAGCCACATCCACTGGATGCTTTCCGGGTTTTTCCAGCTCCAACGAAATCGTAATTCTCTCTTCTTTGGCCACTTTTTCATTCCACTTGCGCACGGATTCCATCATTCGCCGTGTTTCGGGTGGATTTCGTGGCTCAAAGTGAATCCACGTGTACTCAGCAAGATTGCACCTGGCAAAGTCACTGAAAGTGATTTCGGGCAGATTGGGATTTGAATGAACAATAGTTCGAGTTCCATTTTTGAGGCTCAGTAGGACAGAAGACAGAGGAGTCTCGCATTCTCTGTGAATGACACAATTTTTCGTGGAGATATTCCTCTTCTTGAAGTCCTCGAGGAGCACAGTGGACATGGCAGAGTCACTGAGACTGCCCATAAATTCACATTTCATCCCCATTTGGGCAAAGATGGTGCAATTATTGGATGGATTCCCGCCTCTTTGCCATCGTCCATGCTTCGATCTGGGAATTTTGTGAGGCTTTAGCTAGATTTCTGTGGGAAAGGAGATTGTGAATGGAATTTGTACCTGATATCGGAATCCTCCTCGGGATACACGTCACAGACCTGAATCACATCCATGCAGCATATTCCGACACACAAAATACACGGATTTCGGGCAGTCATTCTCACAA is from Phlebotomus papatasi isolate M1 chromosome 1, Ppap_2.1, whole genome shotgun sequence and encodes:
- the LOC129799975 gene encoding ketohexokinase-like: MTARNPCILCVGICCMDVIQVCDVYPEEDSDIRSKHGRWQRGGNPSNNCTIFAQMGMKCEFMGSLSDSAMSTVLLEDFKKRNISTKNCVIHRECETPLSSVLLSLKNGTRTIVHSNPNLPEITFSDFARCNLAEYTWIHFEPRNPPETRRMMESVRKWNEKVAKEERITISLELEKPGKHPVDVAELADVAFISRIYAETELRATDKRSAVALMRQRVEKPFKIICAWGSEGSAAADGQGEIMSAPSFPPEKVVDSLGAGDTFCAAAIYALAHGKSLFAAILYGNMIAGAKVGFHGYDAIANIYRDIYTTLPL